One Mercenaria mercenaria strain notata chromosome 12, MADL_Memer_1, whole genome shotgun sequence DNA segment encodes these proteins:
- the LOC123535256 gene encoding LHFPL tetraspan subfamily member 7 protein-like, with protein MEKYVSNVQSESMNYVHYIWILLSILVSVTSSFCFLQPEWIVHPNVLNAFGIYAFCVGNTESVKLSRTCGFYGGRFGFGNIPCTIWQAACLLYGGGSLFTCFGALCSLSTMCVRTGWDKTLVLATRYLQISSVFLMTSGLLVYPLGFDSSYFRLYCGAGADVYNSGICHLGWTYVLAIVGAAVSIFCPILSYFSADESSTSDGLDYKI; from the exons ATGGAAAAATATGTTTCGAATGTGCAGTCTGAAAGCATGAACTATGTGCACTACATCTGGATTCTTTTATCCATTCTCGTGTCTGTCACAAGTTCGTTTTGTTTCCTCCAGCCGGAGTGGATAGTTCATCCCAATGTCCTCAATGCATTTGGAATATATGCTTTCTGTGTCGGTAATACAGAGTCTGTGAAATTGTCACGGACGTGTGGATTTTATGGAGGCCGCTTTGGATTCGGGAATATACCGTGTACTATATGGCAGGCGGCGTGTCTGTTGTACGGCGGCGGATCATTGTTTACATGTTTTGGGGCTTTATGTTCCCTATCAACAATGTGTGTGCGGACAGGCTGGGATAAAACATTGGTTCTGGCGACTAGATATCTGCAAATATCTTCAG ttttcTTGATGACTTCTGGACTACTTGTGTATCCACTTGGATTTGACTCCAGTTACTTCCGGTTGTATTGCGGTGCAGGCGCTGATGTGTACAACTCGGGCATCTGTCATCTAGGTTGGACGTACGTTCTGGCTATAGTTGGGGCTGCAGTTTCAATATTCTGTCCAATCCTGTCCTATTTCAGTGCGGACGAAAGCTCAACCAGCGATGGACTCGACTACAAAATATAA